A single Oncorhynchus kisutch isolate 150728-3 linkage group LG19, Okis_V2, whole genome shotgun sequence DNA region contains:
- the LOC109864996 gene encoding dihydropteridine reductase-like, which yields MAASRVLVYGGRGALGSKIVQHFKSKGWWVASIDIVASEEANANVLVKLSESFTEQAGQVTADVAQLLGDQKVDAILCVAGGWAGGNCSSKDLYKNTDMMWKQSVWTSTISSHLAAVHLKQGGLLTLAGAKASLGGTSGMVGYGMAKSAVHQLCQSLAGEDSGMPPGAVAVAILPVTLDTPMNRKFMPDADFGSWTPLEYIAETFFSWATGADRPASGSLMQLTTTGGKTQALPTQ from the exons ATGGCTGCCAGTCGGGTACTCGTATACGGAGGAAGAGGTGCACTGGGTAGCAAAATTGTTCAGCACTTCAAATCTAAAGGATGG TGGGTAGCCAGCATCGATATCGTTGCCAGTGAAGAGGCAAACGCGAACGTCCTGGTGAAGTTGTCGGAGTCATTTACTGAGCAAGCAGGACAG GTGACAGCAGATGTGGCCCAGTTGCTAGGGGACCAGAAAGTGGATGCCATCTTGTGTGTGGCAGGTGGATGGGCTGGAGGAAATTGCAGCTCCAAAG ACCTGTACAAAAACACAGACATGATGTGGAAGCAGAGTGTGTGGACCTCTACCATATCTAGCCATCTGGCTGCTGTGCACCTGAAGCAGGGTGGACTACTGACACTGGCTGGGGCTAAAGCATCACTGGGTGGTACTAGTG gcaTGGTGGGCTATGGCATGGCCAAGTCAGCagtccaccagctctgtcagagtttAGCAGGAGAAGACAGTGGGATGCCCCCTGGAGCTGTGGCAGTTGCCATACTACC GGTAACCTTGGATACTCCAATGAACAGGAAGTTCATGCCTGATGCAGACTTTGGTTCCTGGACACCACTGGAGTACATTGCAGA AACTTTCTTCAGTTGGGCCACCGGTGCGGATCGTCCAGCATCGGGAAGTCTGATGCAGCTCACCACCACCGGAGGCAAGACACAGGCCCTACCCACACAATAA